In Nomia melanderi isolate GNS246 chromosome 5, iyNomMela1, whole genome shotgun sequence, a single genomic region encodes these proteins:
- the bor gene encoding ATPase family AAA domain containing bor isoform X1, with protein MSWLFGYRNSQPQDFSQFVQVPASANPPGDGDGSRVPIGKSQMDAYRFDSSALERAAAAAKELERSKHAKEALELSKLQEATKQVEMQTELKKYEASIEQLRTDQKRIEGEERRKTLQEETRQHEMRAQYQDQLARRRYDDQLIQQQRMNDENLRRQEESVAKQEAMRKATIEHEMDLRHKNEMRKLDAELKAKAKIDRENQDLNLEQIRLKASEKRITVLESIKTAGSVLGSGATALLQDWDKILAAAGGLSLLAFGVYTAKGSTSVAAKYIESRLGKPSLVRETSRFTILDTLRHPVEAAKKLKTKQTDALSGVVLAPKLEERLRDIAIATKNTKRNRGMYRNILMHGPPGTGKTMFAKKLAEHSGMDYAIVTGGDLAPLGRDGVTAIHKVFDWAVTSRRGLLLFIDEADAFLRKRSSEHISEDLRAMLNAFLYRTGEQSNKFMLVLASNTPEQFDWAVNDRLDEMVEFRLPGREERERLVRLYFDKFVLQPAIEGNKRLKLAQFDYGALCTRLAGMTEGMSGRELAKLGVAWQAAAYASEDGVLTEQMVIDRCTEAIMQHKQKVQWQSEQERQEAKSIYATEKDAVQMERSNIAIEPAPGPSVATA; from the exons ATGTCGTGGCTTTTCGGATACCGTAATTCCCAACCTCAAGACTTTTCGCAATTCGTGCAAGTGCCGGCATCGGCGAATCCTCCTGGCGATGGCGACGGCTCCCGCGTACCGATCGGAAAGTCTCAAATGGATGCTTACCGATTCGATTCGAGTGCTTTGGAAAGAGCAGCTGCAGCCGCTAAAGAGCTCGAAAGATCGA AACATGCCAAAGAAGCGCTGGAACTGTCCAAATTACAAGAAGCAACCAAGCAGGTCGAAATGCAAACCGAATTGAAGAAATACGAGGCTAGCATAGAACAGCTGAGAACGGATCAGAAGCGAATCgagggagaggagaggaggAAAACTCTACAAGAGGAAACCAGGCAACACGAGATGCGAGCTCAGTACCAAGATCAGCTGGCGAGAAGACGATACGACGATCAGCTGATACAGCAACAGAGGATGAACGACGAAAATCTAAGGAGGCAAGAGGAATCCGTAGCCAAACAAGAAGCGATGAGGAAAGCTACCATAGAACACGAAATGGATTTGAGACACAAAAATGAAATGAGGAAATTGGACGCCGAATTGAAGGCCAAAGCAAAAATTGACAGAGAGAATCAAGATTTGAATCTGGAACAGATCAGATTGAAGGCATCCGAGAAAAGAATCACCGTCTTGGAATCTATAAA GACTGCCGGTTCGGTATTAGGTTCGGGCGCTACGGCTCTTCTACAGGACTGGGACAAGATTCTAGCTGCCGCTGGCGGCTTGTCTTTGCTGGCGTTTGGCGTGTATACCGCGAAAGGATCGACGAGCGTGGCAGCAAAGTACATCGAGTCGCGCCTGGGGAAACCATCGTTGGTTCGAGAAACTTCCAGATTCACGATACTAGACACGTTACGACATCCTGTCGAGGCAGCGAAGAAACTCAAAACTAAGCAGACGGACGCGCTATCCGGCGTCGTGTTGGCTCCGAAACTCGAGGAAAGGTTGCGCGACATCGCTATAGCTACGAAAAATACCAAACGAAATCGCGGAATGTATCGAAATATTCTAATGCACGGCCCACCCGGAACCGGTAAAACTATGTTCGCAAAGAAATTGGCGGAACACTCCGGCATGGACTATGCGATCGTAACTGGCGGGGACCTGGCACCGTTGGGTCGAGACGGTGTCACTGCGATTCACAAAGTTTTCGATTGGGCCGTAACCTCTAGAAGAGGTCTGCTGCTTTTCATCGACGAGGCTGACGCGTTCTTGAGGAAACGTTCCAGCGAACATATTTCGGAGGACCTGAGAGCGATGCTGAACGCGTTTCTCTATAGGACTGGGGAGCAGAGCAACAAATTCATGTTGGTTCTCGCTTCGAATACTCCCGAGCAATTCGATTGGGCTGTCAACGACAGACTGGATGAAATGGTAGAATTCCGTTTGCCAGGGCGGGAAGAGCGCGAACGTCTGGTTCGTCTCTACTTTGATAAATTTGTTCTTCAACCGGCAATCGAGGGCAACAAAAGGCTGAAACTGGCGCAGTTCGACTATGGCGCGCTTTGCACTAGATTAGCCGGGATGACCGAAGGGATGTCTGGAAGGGAGTTGGCGAAACTGGGAGTTGCGTGGCAAGCGGCAGCGTACGCTTCCGAGGATGGAGTACTCACCGAACAAATGGTCATAGATAGGTGTACAGAAGCTATCATGCAACACAAGCAAAAG GTTCAATGGCAAAGCGAACAAGAAAGACAAGAAGCAAAATCAATTTATGCCACGGAAAAGGATGCTGTGCAAATGGAAAGGTCCAACATTGCGATCGAACCCGCACCAGGACCTTCAGTTGCAACCGCCTAA
- the bor gene encoding ATPase family AAA domain containing bor isoform X2 has protein sequence MLCFSTFLLVPYSPVSKRYDVAWRTKRRGGRHTVEHAKEALELSKLQEATKQVEMQTELKKYEASIEQLRTDQKRIEGEERRKTLQEETRQHEMRAQYQDQLARRRYDDQLIQQQRMNDENLRRQEESVAKQEAMRKATIEHEMDLRHKNEMRKLDAELKAKAKIDRENQDLNLEQIRLKASEKRITVLESIKTAGSVLGSGATALLQDWDKILAAAGGLSLLAFGVYTAKGSTSVAAKYIESRLGKPSLVRETSRFTILDTLRHPVEAAKKLKTKQTDALSGVVLAPKLEERLRDIAIATKNTKRNRGMYRNILMHGPPGTGKTMFAKKLAEHSGMDYAIVTGGDLAPLGRDGVTAIHKVFDWAVTSRRGLLLFIDEADAFLRKRSSEHISEDLRAMLNAFLYRTGEQSNKFMLVLASNTPEQFDWAVNDRLDEMVEFRLPGREERERLVRLYFDKFVLQPAIEGNKRLKLAQFDYGALCTRLAGMTEGMSGRELAKLGVAWQAAAYASEDGVLTEQMVIDRCTEAIMQHKQKVQWQSEQERQEAKSIYATEKDAVQMERSNIAIEPAPGPSVATA, from the exons TGCGTGGAGGACAAAGAGGCGCGGAGGAAGGCACACCGTGG AACATGCCAAAGAAGCGCTGGAACTGTCCAAATTACAAGAAGCAACCAAGCAGGTCGAAATGCAAACCGAATTGAAGAAATACGAGGCTAGCATAGAACAGCTGAGAACGGATCAGAAGCGAATCgagggagaggagaggaggAAAACTCTACAAGAGGAAACCAGGCAACACGAGATGCGAGCTCAGTACCAAGATCAGCTGGCGAGAAGACGATACGACGATCAGCTGATACAGCAACAGAGGATGAACGACGAAAATCTAAGGAGGCAAGAGGAATCCGTAGCCAAACAAGAAGCGATGAGGAAAGCTACCATAGAACACGAAATGGATTTGAGACACAAAAATGAAATGAGGAAATTGGACGCCGAATTGAAGGCCAAAGCAAAAATTGACAGAGAGAATCAAGATTTGAATCTGGAACAGATCAGATTGAAGGCATCCGAGAAAAGAATCACCGTCTTGGAATCTATAAA GACTGCCGGTTCGGTATTAGGTTCGGGCGCTACGGCTCTTCTACAGGACTGGGACAAGATTCTAGCTGCCGCTGGCGGCTTGTCTTTGCTGGCGTTTGGCGTGTATACCGCGAAAGGATCGACGAGCGTGGCAGCAAAGTACATCGAGTCGCGCCTGGGGAAACCATCGTTGGTTCGAGAAACTTCCAGATTCACGATACTAGACACGTTACGACATCCTGTCGAGGCAGCGAAGAAACTCAAAACTAAGCAGACGGACGCGCTATCCGGCGTCGTGTTGGCTCCGAAACTCGAGGAAAGGTTGCGCGACATCGCTATAGCTACGAAAAATACCAAACGAAATCGCGGAATGTATCGAAATATTCTAATGCACGGCCCACCCGGAACCGGTAAAACTATGTTCGCAAAGAAATTGGCGGAACACTCCGGCATGGACTATGCGATCGTAACTGGCGGGGACCTGGCACCGTTGGGTCGAGACGGTGTCACTGCGATTCACAAAGTTTTCGATTGGGCCGTAACCTCTAGAAGAGGTCTGCTGCTTTTCATCGACGAGGCTGACGCGTTCTTGAGGAAACGTTCCAGCGAACATATTTCGGAGGACCTGAGAGCGATGCTGAACGCGTTTCTCTATAGGACTGGGGAGCAGAGCAACAAATTCATGTTGGTTCTCGCTTCGAATACTCCCGAGCAATTCGATTGGGCTGTCAACGACAGACTGGATGAAATGGTAGAATTCCGTTTGCCAGGGCGGGAAGAGCGCGAACGTCTGGTTCGTCTCTACTTTGATAAATTTGTTCTTCAACCGGCAATCGAGGGCAACAAAAGGCTGAAACTGGCGCAGTTCGACTATGGCGCGCTTTGCACTAGATTAGCCGGGATGACCGAAGGGATGTCTGGAAGGGAGTTGGCGAAACTGGGAGTTGCGTGGCAAGCGGCAGCGTACGCTTCCGAGGATGGAGTACTCACCGAACAAATGGTCATAGATAGGTGTACAGAAGCTATCATGCAACACAAGCAAAAG GTTCAATGGCAAAGCGAACAAGAAAGACAAGAAGCAAAATCAATTTATGCCACGGAAAAGGATGCTGTGCAAATGGAAAGGTCCAACATTGCGATCGAACCCGCACCAGGACCTTCAGTTGCAACCGCCTAA